The genomic stretch GCGATGGTCCCCAGCAGCAGCGCTCCGGCCCGCGGCGCGGAGCGGGCGGGTGGGGCGCCGAGCACCCCGCTGGGGCGTCTGCGCCACCACATCACCGCGCCGGACACCGACAGCGTCGCAAGCAGCAGTGCAGTCAGCGTGCCGAGTAGCTGATTGACGAGCCCGAACAGCGCGCCTTCGTGGAGCGCGATGCCATAGCCGACGACGCGATCGACCCAGTGGCGCTGGGCGAAGTCGCGGCGGGAGGTGACTGCGCCGCTGTCGCCGTCGATCGTCAGGCTGGCGGCGAGCGGGCGGTTGGCGGGTTGCGCCAGCACCGACCAGGGTGCGCCCGGCGCGGCGGGGGGCAGGATCATCACGGGTGCGGCGAGCCCCAGCGGGTAGGTGCGCGCGACCACCCGGTCGATCGCCGGGCCGCTCGGTACGGGTGGCGGCATCGACGCCATGCCGCCGTGCCCGGCATGTTCGTCGAGCACGACCTTTTTGCCGCCAATCGTCCAGTCGGGCGGGCCGTCGAGCGTGCCGGTGACCTTGCGCACCTCCAGGAAATAGCTGCCCCAGAACTTCGCCCAGGGCAGCCCGGTCGAAATCAGCACGAGTGCCGCCGCCGCGACCCAGATGCCGCTTACGGCATGAAGATCGCGCCAGAACACCCGCTTGCCCCGCCGCCGCCGCGGATAGAGCGTGCCCGCCAGTCCCGCGCCGCCGCGCGGCCACCACAGGAAAAGGCCGGTGAGCAGCATCACCACCGCCCAGCAAGCGGCGATCTCGACCAGATAGCTGCCCGGCGCTCCCGCGAGCAATGTGCCGTGGAGCAGGAACACCGTGCGCATCAGCCGGCTATCCTCGCGCTCGATGTGGAGCACGCGCAGCCGATACGGATCGACATAGACCCGCCGGTCGACGCCCGCCGAGGTGACGGTAATGCGCGTCGACTGGCTGGCATCCTCCGGCAACTGGAAGCGCCGCAGCGTCGATCCGGGCACTGCCGCCACCGCCGCCGCGACCTGTGCCGCAGCGGAGGCGCGGGGGCCGTCCGCTGCGAGCCCGTCATAGGGGCGCTCGATCAGCGCTTCGATCTGCGGCTTCCACAAATAGAGGGTCCCGGTGGTCGCGAGCCACAGGATGAACGGCATGCAGAGCAGCCCGGCATAGAAATGCCAGCGCCATACCGTGTTGTACCACCGGGCGCCCATCAGAACGCGGCCCGAACGCCCGCGAACACGCTGCGGCGCTCGACGGGGTAGAAGATCGCGCTGGCGGGGGTGTATTTCACCACCGCCGATATGTCGCCGACCGCCTTGTTGCCGGTCAGGTTGCGCGCATCGGCAAAGACGGTGAAGCGCTCGTCGAGCTTTGCCTGCGCGCTCAGCCCGAGCAGGACATAGCCGTCGGGTCGGAAGCTGTTGCTGTAGTCCACCCATGCCCCCTGCGGCACATATTCGAGGTTGGGGGAGAGGCGCAGCGCCTCGCTGCCAATCTGGAGTTCGGTGCGGAACATATGTTCGGGGATCACCGGCAGGCGGTTGTCGCCGAACTGGGCATCGTCGCGGAAGCGGAAGTCGCTCCACTGATAGACCTGGCGCAGCTTCGCCCATTGCGCGAGTGCCAAATCGAGCCCCAGTTCGACGCCCTGATGCCGGGTCTTGCCCGCGTTGAAGGTCGATGCGGGGATGCTGAACGACACGGTATATTGTAGCAATTCGCCCTTCAGCTCGGCGCGATAGGCGCTGAGATCGAAGTGCAGCGGGCCAAGCGTGCCGCGCGTGCCGATCTCCGCCGTCCAGGCGCGCTGCGCGTCGAGGGGGACGAAGCTCGCGACCTGCGCCAGCTCGATAAAGCCGGGAAGTTCATGGCTGCGGCTGAAATTGGCGTAGAACTGCACGTTCTTCGCGGGTTCGTACAGCACGCCCAGCTTGGGCGAGAGCTGGTCGAAGGTCTCGCGCCCGCTGACCACCGCCGGATAGCTTTGGTCCTGTCGCCGCAGCCCTGCGGTGTAAATGCCGCCTGCGATCAGCGTGAGGCCCTCTACCGGTTTCACGCGACCCTCCGCATAGGCGTCGATCGTGCGGGCGACCTGATGCGCGCGGAACGTCGGCGCGCCGCGATTGCCGTCGACATTGACGAAGCGCTTCGAATCGACGTCGCCGAACCGCGCGGTCACGCCCGCTGTGAACCCCAGCACGCCGAAATCCTGGTCGAGCCGGGCATAGCTGCCCCAGTCGGTCGAGTTCTGGTCGACCGCCTGATAGATCGGATGGTAAAGCTTCTTGGCGTTGAGGAACACGCCGACATCGAGCCCGCCATTGCCCAGTTCGAAGCTGGTGCGGTTTTGGACGCGGATCGAATCGATGTTGCGCTGCTGGTTGCCGACGCGGTTGCCGGTTTCGGGCTTGGTGGTGGCGACGGCATAGGTTAGCGCGCCCGACAAATCCTGCGCGATCGACTGGGCGCTGGCGTAGAAGCGCGTCTCGATGCTGTCGGTCAGCCGGATGCCGGCATTGCCGTTGAAGCGGAACGCCTTGCGCTCGCCATGGTCGCGGCCGCCGTTGGAGGTGTCGCCCGCGACCGCCAGGAACAGGTCGCCGCGTTCATCGGCATAGCCCATGCTGGCCAGCGCGCGCACCGTTTCGAAGCTGCCGCCGTCGATGCGCAGCCGCACGCCGTTCGCGGAGCGGCCCGTGGGGGTGACGCCGTTGATCGCGCCGCCCAGCGTCGACGCGCCGAAACGCAGCGCGTTGGCACCGCGGAACACCTCGATATGCTGAAGGACGCTGGGGTCGAGTTCCTGGAAGTCGCCATTGTCGTCGGCGAGGTTGATCGGCACCCCGTCCTGCAACAGCGTCAGCCCGCGCATGTGATAGCCCCGGCTGATCCCGGAGCCCCGGATCGAGATGCGGACTTCCTGCCCGAAACGCGGCTGGAGATAGACGCCGGGGGAGAAGGCGAGCGCGTCGCGCAGCGATACCGCTGCCTTGTCGGCATAGTCATCGGCGGCGACGACATTGGCCCCGCCGGGGGTCTCGTTGACCTTCTGGATGGCCTGCTCGACGAGTTGGCGCGCGGTTACGACGATTTCGTCGCGGTCCTCGACCGGGGCCTGCTGGGCGAAAGCGGGAAGGGCGGCGAACAGGAAGGGCGCGCTATACAGCGCGCGGACGAACGGATTCATTTGGGAGTAGTTCCTCGGCAAGACAAACGAACGGCGCGCGCGGAGGCGCGCCAGTGGCGTCAGGCGAGGAGCGGGGGCCAGTGGAAAGCGGGGCGGGGCGGCGAGGCCGCGACCGGGGACGGCGGTGAGACGCGGCAATGCGGCGACGCGATCGGGCGCAGGCGGCGGTGCGAGTTCGGCTGCCGCGA from Sphingomonas hengshuiensis encodes the following:
- a CDS encoding PepSY-associated TM helix domain-containing protein, producing MGARWYNTVWRWHFYAGLLCMPFILWLATTGTLYLWKPQIEALIERPYDGLAADGPRASAAAQVAAAVAAVPGSTLRRFQLPEDASQSTRITVTSAGVDRRVYVDPYRLRVLHIEREDSRLMRTVFLLHGTLLAGAPGSYLVEIAACWAVVMLLTGLFLWWPRGGAGLAGTLYPRRRRGKRVFWRDLHAVSGIWVAAAALVLISTGLPWAKFWGSYFLEVRKVTGTLDGPPDWTIGGKKVVLDEHAGHGGMASMPPPVPSGPAIDRVVARTYPLGLAAPVMILPPAAPGAPWSVLAQPANRPLAASLTIDGDSGAVTSRRDFAQRHWVDRVVGYGIALHEGALFGLVNQLLGTLTALLLATLSVSGAVMWWRRRPSGVLGAPPARSAPRAGALLLGTIATLAVAMPLFGLTLILALLVEGFVLRGWPAARKWLGLSSIAA
- a CDS encoding TonB-dependent receptor family protein → MNPFVRALYSAPFLFAALPAFAQQAPVEDRDEIVVTARQLVEQAIQKVNETPGGANVVAADDYADKAAVSLRDALAFSPGVYLQPRFGQEVRISIRGSGISRGYHMRGLTLLQDGVPINLADDNGDFQELDPSVLQHIEVFRGANALRFGASTLGGAINGVTPTGRSANGVRLRIDGGSFETVRALASMGYADERGDLFLAVAGDTSNGGRDHGERKAFRFNGNAGIRLTDSIETRFYASAQSIAQDLSGALTYAVATTKPETGNRVGNQQRNIDSIRVQNRTSFELGNGGLDVGVFLNAKKLYHPIYQAVDQNSTDWGSYARLDQDFGVLGFTAGVTARFGDVDSKRFVNVDGNRGAPTFRAHQVARTIDAYAEGRVKPVEGLTLIAGGIYTAGLRRQDQSYPAVVSGRETFDQLSPKLGVLYEPAKNVQFYANFSRSHELPGFIELAQVASFVPLDAQRAWTAEIGTRGTLGPLHFDLSAYRAELKGELLQYTVSFSIPASTFNAGKTRHQGVELGLDLALAQWAKLRQVYQWSDFRFRDDAQFGDNRLPVIPEHMFRTELQIGSEALRLSPNLEYVPQGAWVDYSNSFRPDGYVLLGLSAQAKLDERFTVFADARNLTGNKAVGDISAVVKYTPASAIFYPVERRSVFAGVRAAF